A single region of the Lactobacillus xylocopicola genome encodes:
- a CDS encoding ABC transporter ATP-binding protein/permease: MLQLKHLRKSYHVGDTVTHALDDVTISFRNQEFVAILGPSGSGKTTLLNVIGGLDRYDTEDFNYYYNGDLIINGQSTEDFKETDWDAYRNNSIGFVFQNYNLISHLTIIANVELGMNLSGLPASERRERAIAALTQVGLKDQITKRPNQLSGGQMQRVAIARALANDPDILLCDEPTGALDTETSEQIMKLIKKLSNDRLVIMVTHNPELAEEYATRIVNFQDGKILSDSNPFTPVDEPSTFELKRTKMSYWNAIKLSFTNIMTKKGRTALTAFASSIGIISIAIVLALSNGFQKQIDTTMSKALAKYPVTITQTTTDTSNDADEEKYVKSRGYVTAAPNYLQQTTHKNKISQNYLDYVKKIDPNYANNISYQLGVNLNLLGNVNGKIKRIQFSSILPGETESQSSSSVEMPNISFAGSTIFPTSLNKNKSNFLQENYRLLSGSWPSKPTDLVLVVNNQNSVDVNVLKNLGIKINPGEKLKFKQMVGTKYKVIANDNYYQKLPRNMFVPKKVSKAMYDSSKVELKISGIIRLKNTDSMALLSEGIVYNDQLAQEIVKQNKNSVIVKTQKKTKQNVMTGQNMNATAKKQMMQSIGSSNLPTGIMIYPNNFESKDKVLAYLRKWNKGKNKSDRILYTDMSDSLTSLIGKLLGGVTAVLIAFAAVSLITSMIMIGILTYTSVIERTKEIGILKAMGARKKDIIRVFDAETFIIGIFSGVLGVTLACLLIFPINSLLYSITDLSNIGQLNPIHALILILISTILTMVGGHIPARMAAKKDAATALRSE; this comes from the coding sequence ATGTTGCAATTAAAGCATTTACGTAAGTCGTACCATGTGGGGGATACCGTAACACATGCGCTCGACGACGTAACCATTTCATTTCGCAATCAGGAGTTCGTTGCAATTTTAGGACCTAGTGGTTCTGGAAAAACCACACTGTTAAACGTCATTGGTGGTCTTGACCGTTATGATACTGAAGACTTTAATTATTATTATAATGGCGATCTAATTATTAACGGCCAGTCCACCGAAGACTTTAAAGAGACAGACTGGGACGCATACCGCAACAATTCGATTGGCTTTGTATTTCAAAACTATAATTTAATCTCGCACTTGACTATCATTGCTAACGTTGAACTCGGAATGAATCTATCTGGTTTACCCGCAAGTGAACGACGCGAACGTGCAATTGCTGCCCTTACCCAAGTTGGCTTAAAAGACCAGATTACTAAGCGCCCCAATCAACTTTCTGGTGGACAAATGCAACGAGTGGCTATTGCCCGCGCTTTAGCTAATGATCCCGACATTTTACTGTGCGATGAGCCCACCGGGGCACTTGATACTGAAACTTCAGAACAAATCATGAAATTGATTAAAAAGCTTTCAAATGATCGCTTAGTTATTATGGTTACACACAACCCGGAGTTGGCCGAAGAATATGCCACCCGCATCGTTAACTTCCAAGATGGTAAAATTCTTAGTGACTCAAATCCATTTACTCCTGTAGACGAACCGAGTACCTTTGAATTAAAGCGGACCAAGATGTCATATTGGAACGCAATTAAATTGAGCTTTACCAATATTATGACTAAAAAAGGGCGAACGGCCCTAACCGCTTTTGCATCAAGCATTGGGATTATTTCGATTGCCATTGTCTTGGCCTTATCCAACGGTTTTCAAAAGCAGATTGACACAACGATGAGTAAGGCTTTGGCTAAGTATCCGGTCACTATCACCCAAACTACCACTGATACCAGTAATGATGCGGATGAAGAAAAATATGTCAAAAGCCGGGGCTATGTCACGGCAGCTCCAAATTACTTACAACAAACGACACACAAAAACAAAATTTCCCAAAACTACCTTGATTATGTAAAAAAAATCGACCCCAATTATGCCAACAACATTTCTTATCAGTTAGGGGTAAATCTCAATCTCTTAGGAAATGTCAACGGTAAAATCAAACGCATCCAGTTCTCTTCGATTTTACCTGGTGAAACCGAATCACAATCATCTTCTTCAGTTGAAATGCCTAATATTTCTTTCGCAGGTTCGACCATTTTTCCAACTTCACTAAATAAGAACAAGAGCAATTTTCTGCAAGAAAACTACCGACTCTTATCGGGTTCTTGGCCGAGCAAGCCAACTGACCTGGTATTAGTAGTCAATAATCAGAATTCAGTTGATGTTAATGTACTTAAAAACCTGGGCATCAAGATTAACCCCGGTGAAAAGCTCAAATTCAAACAGATGGTTGGCACTAAGTACAAAGTAATTGCTAACGATAACTACTATCAAAAATTACCCAGAAATATGTTTGTCCCTAAAAAAGTCAGCAAGGCCATGTATGATAGCAGCAAGGTTGAACTGAAAATTTCTGGTATCATCAGATTGAAAAACACAGACTCCATGGCCCTATTATCAGAAGGAATTGTTTACAACGATCAATTGGCTCAAGAAATTGTCAAGCAGAATAAAAATTCTGTTATTGTCAAAACTCAAAAGAAGACAAAACAGAATGTTATGACTGGACAGAACATGAATGCAACTGCCAAGAAACAAATGATGCAATCGATTGGTAGTTCCAATCTTCCCACCGGCATTATGATTTATCCCAATAATTTCGAATCTAAGGACAAGGTTTTGGCCTACTTAAGAAAGTGGAACAAAGGCAAAAATAAAAGTGATCGCATTCTTTATACAGATATGTCTGATTCACTTACATCCTTAATCGGTAAGCTACTAGGTGGAGTTACCGCAGTGTTAATTGCTTTTGCTGCCGTCTCGTTAATCACTTCCATGATTATGATTGGTATTTTAACTTATACTTCTGTTATCGAACGAACAAAAGAAATTGGCATCCTAAAGGCGATGGGTGCACGTAAAAAGGATATTATCCGGGTCTTTGATGCTGAAACCTTTATCATAGGTATATTCTCAGGTGTTTTGGGTGTGACCTTAGCTTGTTTGCTGATTTTCCCAATTAATAGTCTATTATATTCCATTACTGATCTATCTAACATTGGTCAGTTAAACCCAATTCACGCACTAATCCTAATCTTGATTTCCACTATTCTAACCATGGTTGGTGGTCACATTCCTGCAAGAATGGCCGCTAAAAAAGATGCCGCGACCGCTCTACGAAGTGAATAA
- a CDS encoding glucosamine-6-phosphate deaminase, whose translation MKIIIKDTKANASTAAFKLFSKGIKQGAKVLGLATGSTPVDLYREWVASDLDTSELTSINLDEYVGLSPDNDQSYHYFMQKHLFEQKPFKQSYVPDGLKAAADPEGVSAEYNQIIKDHPIDIQLLGLGQNGHIAFNEPGTSFDSITHEVKLTENTIKANSRFFSTIDEVPKTAICMGIANIMAAKEVIIMAFGESKADAVKKMIEGPVTEAVPASILQKHANVTVIIDEAAASKLTNR comes from the coding sequence ATGAAAATTATTATCAAAGACACCAAAGCTAACGCTAGTACAGCAGCTTTTAAGCTTTTTAGTAAAGGTATCAAGCAGGGCGCTAAGGTCCTCGGCCTAGCTACCGGTTCTACTCCAGTAGATCTATATCGCGAATGGGTAGCAAGTGATTTAGATACTAGTGAGTTAACTAGTATTAATCTAGACGAATATGTCGGCCTAAGTCCAGACAACGATCAAAGTTACCATTATTTTATGCAGAAGCACCTATTTGAACAGAAGCCATTTAAGCAGTCATACGTTCCTGATGGTCTGAAGGCAGCGGCTGACCCGGAAGGTGTATCTGCTGAATACAACCAGATTATCAAAGATCACCCAATTGATATTCAGCTCCTAGGTCTTGGTCAAAACGGACACATCGCTTTTAACGAACCAGGAACTTCCTTTGATTCAATTACCCACGAAGTTAAGTTGACCGAAAACACCATTAAGGCCAACTCACGCTTCTTCAGCACTATTGACGAAGTACCAAAAACGGCTATTTGTATGGGTATTGCCAATATTATGGCAGCAAAAGAAGTTATTATTATGGCCTTTGGTGAGAGCAAGGCTGATGCAGTTAAAAAGATGATTGAGGGTCCGGTAACCGAAGCTGTGCCAGCCTCAATTCTGCAAAAACATGCAAATGTAACGGTAATAATCGATGAAGCAGCCGCAAGTAAACTGACTAACCGGTAA
- the amaP gene encoding alkaline shock response membrane anchor protein AmaP, translated as MSILLLLPLPVYLLWETKGFWQMYLKIHLLPLGKIDPLFSWYLIALSAIVLVILVISLLVILAWPVQRYFNLIHKRTGHVTITSKAINGYISNSLADLPYLSKVKVDSRLTKRRIKIKISGSLGAGENVAELLDSYFDELAKNLKLLLGIDQKPKIIIKFVNYRIPERPHKRVQ; from the coding sequence ATGAGTATACTTTTATTGTTGCCTCTACCAGTATATCTTCTGTGGGAAACTAAAGGTTTTTGGCAAATGTATCTAAAAATTCACTTACTCCCGCTAGGCAAAATCGATCCGCTGTTTTCTTGGTATCTAATCGCGCTCAGCGCTATTGTGTTAGTTATCCTAGTGATTAGTCTACTTGTTATCTTAGCTTGGCCAGTTCAAAGGTATTTTAACCTAATTCATAAACGGACTGGACACGTCACAATTACTAGTAAAGCGATTAATGGCTATATCAGCAATTCTTTGGCTGATTTACCCTATCTAAGTAAGGTTAAAGTTGATTCACGCCTTACCAAGCGGCGAATTAAAATTAAGATCAGCGGTTCACTGGGTGCGGGGGAAAATGTTGCAGAGCTGTTAGATAGCTACTTTGATGAACTAGCAAAAAATCTCAAGCTCCTACTTGGAATTGACCAGAAACCCAAGATTATTATTAAGTTTGTAAACTATCGTATTCCAGAAAGACCTCACAAGCGGGTTCAATAA
- a CDS encoding DUF2273 domain-containing protein, which translates to MKAKINQYLPEICGAATGLLVAWCFLEVGFFKTIFVIAMGVLGVLGGHYLPLLKNLRK; encoded by the coding sequence ATGAAAGCGAAAATAAATCAATACCTCCCAGAAATATGCGGTGCAGCAACTGGTTTGTTAGTGGCGTGGTGTTTTTTGGAAGTGGGCTTTTTCAAAACAATTTTTGTAATTGCCATGGGCGTGCTGGGTGTTTTAGGCGGACACTACCTGCCCTTACTCAAAAATTTAAGAAAATAA
- a CDS encoding Asp23/Gls24 family envelope stress response protein: protein MLQNKSNQEIKGNLAYDSKVIQKIIGIALSNIKGLLTINGGFFSNLADKIVNNDDITSGINVEVGKQQVAVDIEIVAEYGVEITKLYDQIKQQIYDKVKEMTGLDTVEVNVTVVDIKSKEQHEKDSVSLQDRISDVTEDAKEKITDQKEQIDNKKDSPAKTEKRVK from the coding sequence ATGTTACAAAATAAATCGAATCAAGAAATTAAAGGGAATCTAGCATATGATTCAAAAGTGATTCAAAAAATCATTGGAATTGCTTTATCAAATATCAAAGGGCTTTTGACTATTAACGGCGGTTTCTTTTCCAATCTGGCGGACAAGATTGTCAACAATGATGATATTACATCTGGTATCAACGTTGAAGTTGGCAAACAACAAGTGGCCGTAGATATTGAGATTGTCGCTGAATACGGTGTAGAAATTACCAAATTATATGATCAAATCAAGCAGCAAATCTATGACAAAGTTAAGGAAATGACTGGTTTGGACACGGTTGAAGTCAACGTTACGGTTGTCGATATCAAGAGCAAAGAACAACACGAAAAGGATTCAGTTAGTCTGCAAGACCGGATCTCTGATGTGACTGAGGATGCTAAAGAAAAAATCACTGATCAAAAAGAACAGATTGACAACAAAAAAGATTCCCCAGCAAAGACAGAAAAAAGAGTTAAGTAA
- a CDS encoding deoxynucleoside kinase, which yields MMTVIVLSGPIGAGKSSLTSILAEHLGSQAFYEGVDNNPVLPLYYQDMKRYTFLLNIYLLNHRLAQINQAIKEKNSVSDRSIYEDALFFQMNAENGVADPTEFQIYDSLLKNMMEDTPGNPSKKPDLLIYIHVSLDTMLERIERRGRSFEQLSTDPSLKDYYARLLRYYEPWYQNYDASPKLEIDGDKFDFIVDEAAKREVIRQIDHKLRVSDNLE from the coding sequence GTGATGACAGTTATTGTTTTAAGTGGGCCAATTGGAGCCGGTAAATCCAGTTTAACCAGTATTCTAGCTGAACACTTGGGGAGTCAAGCCTTTTACGAGGGAGTTGATAATAATCCTGTACTGCCTTTGTATTATCAAGACATGAAACGCTATACGTTTTTGCTTAACATCTACCTTCTTAACCACCGCTTAGCGCAGATTAATCAGGCAATCAAAGAAAAAAATAGTGTTTCCGACCGTTCTATTTATGAAGACGCACTCTTTTTTCAAATGAACGCTGAAAATGGCGTCGCCGACCCAACGGAATTTCAAATTTACGACAGCTTGCTAAAGAACATGATGGAAGATACACCGGGTAACCCAAGCAAAAAGCCTGACTTGTTGATTTATATCCATGTATCACTTGATACCATGTTAGAGCGCATAGAACGACGGGGCCGCTCCTTTGAACAGCTCAGTACCGATCCGAGTTTAAAAGACTACTACGCCCGCTTACTTCGTTACTATGAACCGTGGTACCAAAACTATGATGCATCACCAAAGCTGGAGATCGACGGTGATAAGTTCGACTTTATTGTCGATGAAGCTGCTAAAAGAGAAGTAATCAGACAAATTGATCATAAATTACGCGTAAGTGATAATTTAGAATAA
- a CDS encoding deoxynucleoside kinase, with translation MTVIVLSGPIGAGKSSLTKILAKYLGTKPFYESVDNNPVLPLFYADPQKYAFLLQVFFLNTRFRSIKDALTDDNNVLDRSIYEDALFFQMNADIGRATTEEVDTYYELLNNMMGQLEHMPKKNPDLLVHINVSYDTMIKRIQKRGRPYEQLSYDATLEDYYKRLLRYYEPWYEKYDYSPKMEINGDELDFVSNDHDLQLVLDQIVAKLKDLGKLPTSWDKPTNIKISQ, from the coding sequence ATGACAGTTATTGTTTTAAGCGGGCCAATTGGAGCCGGTAAATCTAGTTTAACCAAAATTTTAGCTAAGTATTTAGGAACTAAGCCTTTTTATGAAAGTGTTGATAATAATCCCGTATTGCCACTTTTTTATGCGGATCCCCAAAAATATGCATTTTTACTTCAGGTGTTCTTTTTAAATACACGTTTTCGTAGCATTAAGGATGCTTTGACAGACGACAACAACGTCCTTGACCGTTCAATCTACGAGGACGCCCTCTTCTTCCAAATGAATGCCGATATCGGTCGAGCAACTACGGAAGAAGTAGACACGTATTATGAGCTTTTAAACAATATGATGGGACAGCTTGAGCACATGCCTAAGAAAAACCCCGACCTCTTAGTTCATATTAATGTTTCTTACGACACCATGATCAAACGCATTCAAAAGCGCGGGCGACCATATGAACAATTAAGTTATGACGCTACCCTGGAAGATTACTACAAACGTCTGCTGCGTTATTACGAACCTTGGTATGAAAAGTATGACTATTCACCTAAAATGGAAATCAATGGTGATGAACTCGACTTTGTGTCCAATGATCACGACTTGCAGCTTGTTTTAGACCAAATAGTTGCCAAATTAAAAGACCTGGGTAAGCTCCCTACTTCTTGGGACAAACCAACGAATATCAAAATTTCACAATAA
- a CDS encoding Cof-type HAD-IIB family hydrolase: protein MVKLLFSDIDGTLINSALTVTPRTRDAIRKQVVTGNIFVPVSARMPQAIMTVVGQIMQSCPMVAYNGALVLDELGQPLYSKSIASSQAASICAYLEQEEKEIVWNVYSGANWFYYPGNNIDRVLKEEIVQLKASPSSVAEVEQLPGVHKILLMGQAAALDVAKQNLAKLHPDLFLVKSAPTLLEIMVKKVNKGAGVRILAEELKVRMDDCWAFGDNYNDAAMLKAVGHPYLMGNAPAELKREFANITLDNNHDGIAAVLDAVD from the coding sequence ATGGTTAAACTGCTTTTTTCAGACATTGATGGTACGTTAATTAATTCAGCATTAACAGTAACGCCAAGGACGCGTGATGCTATTCGTAAACAGGTTGTTACTGGAAATATCTTTGTCCCAGTATCTGCGCGCATGCCCCAAGCAATCATGACCGTTGTTGGTCAAATCATGCAGTCATGCCCCATGGTTGCATATAATGGTGCGTTGGTTTTAGACGAGCTAGGTCAGCCGCTTTATTCGAAGTCTATTGCTTCAAGCCAGGCAGCATCAATTTGTGCGTATCTTGAACAAGAAGAAAAGGAAATTGTCTGGAATGTATATAGCGGTGCTAACTGGTTCTATTACCCAGGAAATAATATTGACCGGGTATTAAAAGAAGAAATTGTTCAACTTAAGGCAAGTCCTAGTTCGGTAGCTGAAGTAGAGCAATTGCCGGGCGTGCACAAAATCTTGCTGATGGGTCAAGCTGCCGCGTTAGATGTAGCAAAGCAGAATTTAGCAAAGTTGCATCCGGATTTGTTCTTGGTTAAATCAGCGCCTACTTTGCTAGAAATAATGGTTAAGAAAGTAAATAAGGGTGCAGGGGTTAGGATACTAGCAGAAGAGTTAAAAGTCAGGATGGACGATTGTTGGGCCTTTGGTGATAACTATAATGACGCGGCCATGCTCAAGGCTGTAGGTCATCCGTACTTGATGGGTAATGCACCTGCTGAGTTGAAGCGAGAGTTTGCCAATATCACATTGGATAATAATCATGACGGGATTGCAGCTGTTTTGGATGCTGTGGACTAG
- a CDS encoding NCS2 family permease — MNFLKSYFQLDKYNTSIKVEFLAGLTTFISMSYILFVNPSVLSASGMNKGAVFTATALASALGTVLMGIVANYPIGEAPALGINAFFAYTVCVGMKVSWETALAAVFVASIIFILITMFKLREKIINAIPADLKFAISSGIGLFIAFLGLQNGGLIVGNKSTLVGLGSLHDPAVWITIFGLLATVILMIMKVPGAIFIGMVLAAIFGIVTGQIELPSKIVAFAPSIAPTFGQAIFHVKDINSLQMWVVVLTFLLVTFFDTAGTLIGLAQQAGFMKDNKMPRVGKALASDSTAMMVGSVLGTSPVGAFVESSAGIAVGGRTGLTAVFVAIFFLISMIFSPLLGLFTTHVTAPALIIVGVLMAQNTAHIHWDKMEIAVPAFLILIGMPLTYSISDGLALGLITYPICMVAAKRSKEITPMMWILFFVFIIFLWVLNF; from the coding sequence ATGAATTTTCTTAAGAGTTACTTTCAACTCGATAAGTACAATACTAGTATCAAAGTAGAATTTCTTGCAGGGCTAACCACCTTCATCAGTATGTCATACATCCTCTTTGTCAATCCTAGCGTCTTAAGCGCTAGTGGTATGAATAAGGGGGCAGTTTTTACCGCAACCGCATTAGCCAGTGCTTTGGGCACAGTCTTAATGGGAATTGTGGCTAATTATCCAATTGGTGAGGCACCGGCCTTAGGTATTAATGCCTTTTTTGCCTATACGGTTTGCGTGGGTATGAAAGTTTCATGGGAAACAGCACTGGCTGCAGTCTTTGTTGCTTCCATCATCTTTATCCTGATTACCATGTTCAAGCTGCGGGAAAAAATTATTAACGCCATTCCAGCTGATCTAAAGTTTGCCATTTCTTCTGGGATTGGATTATTCATTGCCTTTCTCGGCCTGCAAAATGGCGGTCTCATTGTTGGTAACAAGTCAACTTTAGTTGGCTTGGGTTCTTTGCACGACCCTGCCGTTTGGATTACCATTTTCGGTTTACTGGCTACCGTCATCTTAATGATTATGAAGGTCCCTGGAGCGATTTTTATCGGCATGGTCTTAGCTGCCATCTTTGGTATTGTAACTGGTCAGATTGAGCTACCAAGTAAAATAGTGGCCTTTGCACCAAGTATTGCACCCACTTTTGGCCAAGCCATTTTTCACGTTAAGGACATCAACTCTTTGCAAATGTGGGTAGTTGTGCTTACCTTCTTGCTCGTTACTTTCTTTGATACCGCCGGTACTTTAATCGGGTTAGCACAACAGGCTGGTTTTATGAAGGACAACAAGATGCCTCGCGTTGGCAAGGCTCTGGCCTCTGATTCCACTGCAATGATGGTCGGATCTGTCCTTGGCACTTCACCGGTTGGTGCGTTTGTTGAATCCAGTGCTGGCATCGCAGTCGGCGGACGCACTGGCTTAACTGCTGTCTTCGTTGCTATCTTCTTCTTGATTTCTATGATTTTCAGTCCTCTTTTGGGTTTATTTACGACCCACGTTACAGCACCAGCTTTGATTATCGTTGGTGTTTTGATGGCGCAGAACACTGCCCATATTCACTGGGATAAAATGGAAATTGCTGTACCGGCTTTTCTGATTTTGATTGGCATGCCATTAACCTATTCCATTTCAGATGGCCTTGCCCTTGGATTGATTAC